The following are encoded in a window of Rhizobium sp. 11515TR genomic DNA:
- the odhB gene encoding 2-oxoglutarate dehydrogenase complex dihydrolipoyllysine-residue succinyltransferase: MATEIRVPTLGESVSEATVGTWFKKVGDAIKADEPLLELETDKVTIEVPAPAAGTLSEIVAQAGETVGLGALLGQISAGNGAAAAPAQAAAPAAAAAPAPAAAAPVAAPAVSAPASSMPPAPAAGKLLAENNLSADQVEGSGKRGQVLKGDVIAAVAKAASAPAAAPAAPIAARAPTAVEDVNREERVKMTRLRQTIAKRLKDAQNTAAMLTTYNEVDMKAVMDLRNKYKDIFEKKHGVKLGFMGFFTKAVTHALKELPAVNAEIDGTDIIYKNYCHVGMAVGTDKGLVVPVIRDADQMSIAEVEKELGRLAKAARDGTLAMADMQGGTFTITNGGVYGSLMSSPILNAPQSGILGMHKIQERPVAIGGQVVIRPMMYLALSYDHRIVDGKEAVTFLVRVKESLEDPERLVLDL, from the coding sequence ATGGCCACTGAAATCCGCGTTCCTACCCTCGGCGAATCCGTCAGCGAAGCGACCGTCGGTACCTGGTTCAAGAAGGTCGGCGATGCCATCAAGGCCGATGAGCCGCTTCTCGAACTCGAAACCGACAAGGTGACGATCGAAGTTCCGGCGCCTGCTGCCGGCACGCTTTCTGAAATCGTCGCCCAGGCCGGCGAAACCGTGGGTCTTGGCGCGCTGCTCGGCCAGATCTCCGCCGGTAACGGCGCTGCCGCCGCTCCGGCACAGGCTGCTGCACCCGCCGCTGCTGCTGCTCCGGCGCCTGCCGCCGCTGCACCGGTTGCCGCCCCCGCCGTTTCCGCTCCGGCTTCTTCCATGCCGCCGGCGCCGGCTGCTGGTAAGCTGCTTGCTGAAAACAATCTCTCCGCCGATCAGGTCGAAGGCAGCGGCAAGCGCGGCCAGGTTCTGAAGGGTGATGTGATCGCTGCCGTTGCCAAGGCTGCATCGGCTCCGGCCGCCGCACCGGCAGCACCTATTGCCGCCCGCGCGCCGACCGCCGTCGAGGACGTCAACCGCGAAGAGCGCGTCAAGATGACCCGCCTGCGCCAGACGATCGCCAAGCGCCTCAAGGATGCGCAGAACACCGCCGCCATGCTTACCACCTACAACGAGGTGGACATGAAGGCCGTCATGGACTTGCGCAACAAGTACAAGGATATCTTCGAGAAGAAGCACGGCGTGAAGCTCGGCTTCATGGGCTTCTTCACCAAGGCCGTCACCCATGCGCTGAAGGAACTGCCTGCTGTCAACGCCGAGATCGACGGCACCGACATCATCTACAAGAACTACTGCCACGTCGGCATGGCCGTCGGTACCGACAAGGGCCTTGTCGTTCCCGTGATCCGCGATGCCGACCAGATGTCGATCGCCGAAGTCGAGAAGGAACTTGGCCGTCTGGCAAAGGCTGCTCGCGACGGTACGCTGGCAATGGCCGACATGCAGGGCGGCACCTTCACCATTACCAATGGCGGCGTCTATGGTTCGCTGATGTCCTCGCCGATCCTCAATGCGCCGCAGTCGGGCATTCTCGGCATGCACAAGATCCAGGAGCGTCCGGTCGCCATCGGCGGTCAGGTCGTCATCCGTCCGATGATGTATCTGGCGCTCTCCTACGATCACCGCATCGTCGACGGCAAGGAAGCGGTTACCTTCCTCGTGCGCGTCAAGGAAAGCCTGGAAGATCCGGAACGTCTCGTTCTCGATCTCTAA
- a CDS encoding DUF4241 domain-containing protein: MSTWPMRTLRGLLCAVAAWVPSSAGAGELDISKLSSNLDLASLGDADLAARSINVLRIGKVELTSGRIVASDPLVGPDRAAFSRTVSPGDYPVTLYQAFGRIAAASMRFADGKPVRWELAVVPGQDINSLKNDEFFGYPVDAGLGCYMDTNTFALIQEREKQVQAEKSSPDINYYDDVLASELKPNNDDYVLHRPISGKRGNVAIFSSDWGDGFYPVFWGLDAAGRPLVLFTDFGVMENADGRREPGGQ; the protein is encoded by the coding sequence ATGTCGACATGGCCCATGCGGACGCTGCGCGGATTGCTATGCGCCGTCGCCGCATGGGTGCCATCCTCCGCCGGCGCGGGTGAGCTCGACATTTCCAAGCTCAGCAGCAATCTCGATCTGGCGTCGCTTGGCGACGCCGATCTTGCCGCCCGCTCGATCAATGTCCTGCGCATCGGCAAGGTGGAACTGACCTCCGGGCGTATCGTCGCCAGCGACCCGCTCGTCGGGCCTGACCGAGCGGCATTTTCCCGCACCGTTTCTCCCGGCGATTATCCCGTCACCTTGTATCAGGCCTTCGGCCGCATCGCTGCGGCCAGCATGCGCTTTGCCGATGGCAAGCCGGTGCGCTGGGAGCTGGCGGTGGTCCCCGGCCAGGATATCAATTCGCTGAAGAATGATGAGTTCTTCGGCTATCCGGTCGATGCCGGTCTCGGCTGCTACATGGATACCAACACCTTCGCGCTGATCCAGGAGCGCGAAAAGCAGGTCCAGGCAGAGAAGTCGTCGCCGGATATCAACTACTATGATGATGTTCTGGCGTCCGAGCTGAAGCCGAATAACGACGACTACGTCTTACATCGGCCGATATCGGGCAAGCGCGGCAACGTCGCCATCTTCTCGAGCGACTGGGGTGATGGCTTCTATCCGGTGTTTTGGGGGCTGGATGCCGCCGGCAGGCCGCTGGTTCTGTTCACCGATTTCGGCGTCATGGAAAATGCCGACGGCCGGCGCGAGCCGGGAGGGCAATGA